One Actinomadura viridis genomic region harbors:
- a CDS encoding endonuclease/exonuclease/phosphatase family protein, translated as MRVLTWNVWWRFGPWQARRQAIAATLEPLGCDLIGLQEVWDDGRENLAGWLADRLGMHWTWAASDRPGRWHARLGESGIDVGDAVLSRWPIVDSATVRLPTAGGRDDGHRALYARVEAPGHPVAFFTTHLNSAPHESAVRCAQVRVLARFIADHGRDTPFPAILTGDHNALPDSDEMRLLGGYRTAPAVPGQVLLDAWEYADPSAPGITWDPSNPYAALTHEPPGRIDYIHVGAPGPGGLGHVRSVRRAGDGPVDGVWPSDHAAVVADLAAGPDREGA; from the coding sequence AACGTGTGGTGGCGGTTCGGGCCCTGGCAGGCTCGGCGGCAGGCGATCGCGGCCACCCTGGAACCGCTCGGCTGCGACCTCATCGGCTTGCAGGAGGTCTGGGACGACGGCAGGGAGAACCTTGCCGGATGGCTCGCGGACCGGCTCGGCATGCATTGGACCTGGGCGGCGTCGGACCGTCCCGGCCGCTGGCACGCACGGCTCGGTGAGAGCGGGATCGACGTCGGCGACGCCGTTTTGAGCAGGTGGCCGATCGTCGACAGCGCCACGGTACGGCTCCCCACGGCGGGCGGGCGCGACGACGGCCACCGGGCCCTCTACGCCCGGGTGGAGGCGCCCGGCCATCCCGTCGCCTTCTTCACCACCCACCTGAACTCCGCCCCGCACGAGTCCGCGGTCCGCTGCGCCCAGGTCAGGGTCCTGGCCCGTTTCATCGCCGACCACGGGCGGGACACCCCCTTTCCCGCCATCCTCACCGGCGACCACAACGCCCTGCCGGACTCTGACGAGATGCGGCTGCTGGGCGGCTACAGGACCGCTCCCGCCGTTCCCGGCCAGGTCCTGCTCGACGCCTGGGAGTACGCCGACCCGTCCGCGCCCGGAATCACCTGGGACCCGTCCAACCCCTACGCCGCCCTCACCCACGAGCCGCCGGGGCGCATCGACTACATCCACGTCGGTGCCCCCGGCCCCGGCGGTCTCGGCCACGTCCGTTCCGTGCGCCGCGCCGGGGACGGGCCCGTGGACGGTGTCTGGCCTTCCGACCATGCGGCCGTGGTCGCCGACCTGGCCGCGGGCCCCGACCGCGA